In Lentilitoribacter sp. Alg239-R112, the following proteins share a genomic window:
- a CDS encoding Fic family protein, which translates to MANNDYDVSEAVEYHYGQFPPSELDYSRLIGPATKAAEALARYDTMLRSLHNSAILLAPLRSQEALVSSRMEGTISTLDEVLRYEADHEDTTEPTTFETRREAFEVALFGLAMRSAQNAMQDGQPLSESLIKMAHQVLLSSGRGASKSPGKYKTEQNYIGDDRKRQVHFIPISPEQLGPAMEGLVSYINTDDQLPLIAAAISHVEFEALHPFKDGNGRIGRMLITLSLWQKQVISAPHFYVSGYLEEQKEQYIERMRQVSQNGDWTGWCEFFLQALTEQAQRNMDTATQINTLYEDMKSVFREKLASQWCIVAQDFIFSQPIFRNNRFTQRSGIPKQTAAKFTRTLAEDGLLRELVPASGRRAALYSFEPLMEIVRT; encoded by the coding sequence TTGGCAAATAACGACTATGATGTATCAGAAGCCGTGGAATACCACTACGGCCAATTTCCACCGTCTGAGTTGGACTACAGTCGGCTTATAGGACCTGCAACAAAGGCAGCAGAAGCTTTGGCAAGATATGATACAATGCTGAGGTCTTTGCACAATAGCGCGATTTTATTAGCACCTCTACGCAGTCAGGAAGCTTTGGTTTCGTCACGCATGGAAGGCACCATTTCCACGCTGGATGAAGTCTTGAGATATGAAGCCGACCATGAAGATACAACAGAACCGACTACATTTGAAACTCGTAGAGAAGCATTTGAAGTAGCCTTATTTGGTTTAGCAATGCGTTCGGCGCAAAATGCTATGCAAGATGGTCAACCACTATCAGAATCATTGATTAAGATGGCCCATCAAGTGCTACTAAGCTCAGGTCGGGGAGCATCAAAGTCACCCGGTAAATATAAAACGGAACAGAACTACATAGGTGACGACAGGAAACGACAAGTACATTTCATTCCTATATCACCAGAACAGCTTGGTCCAGCAATGGAGGGACTAGTTTCCTACATAAATACAGATGATCAACTTCCTCTTATCGCAGCGGCTATATCACATGTTGAGTTCGAAGCTTTACATCCTTTCAAGGATGGTAATGGTCGTATCGGACGAATGCTTATCACTCTCTCCCTCTGGCAAAAGCAGGTAATCAGTGCGCCACATTTTTATGTCAGTGGATATTTAGAAGAACAAAAAGAACAATACATCGAAAGGATGCGACAAGTATCCCAAAACGGAGATTGGACAGGATGGTGCGAATTTTTTCTTCAAGCGTTAACCGAGCAAGCCCAACGTAACATGGACACCGCGACGCAAATCAATACGCTATATGAGGATATGAAAAGTGTATTCCGCGAAAAACTTGCGTCACAATGGTGTATTGTCGCTCAAGATTTTATCTTTAGCCAACCGATATTCAGGAACAATCGTTTTACCCAAAGAAGTGGGATACCAAAACAGACAGCAGCAAAATTTACACGTACACTTGCGGAAGACGGTCTGCTAAGAGAACTCGTTCCAGCATCAGGAAGGCGCGCTGCACTATATTCTTTTGAGCCACTGATGGAAATTGTGAGAACATAA
- a CDS encoding MFS transporter — translation MSDTQSKLLFVGIALAFLIWGALGAIIGPLLPEMTEAFSLSSAQAGFVFIPWSTGFSIGALTSQRLLHRYKIETLLAAFAGLSILFCIALFFCNTFIHFLIIFSLLGSAGGATFTLAHTFVGQTFTKHRVAAISSLDLLFSFGNVSAPLLLVLLLSFSFGWQSPFLFFALACSICLVIYTSILLLTAKQRRSGAEVSSSDAKPLTAPSKATLPIGYLIIPAVFMGAFEWGQSIWFVSYSIDSGASETAARIGQSVFLAGMISIRILTIAIGQRSNDTRLVRTLFAFIVLGNLMIVLTGEYYIHLVGCFIAGAGVGAMFPIILSRAMEADPARSASYSVTMILCITVGGQLASLSIGTLADYYGIANTFRFTTIFGVIFIIGFEFFWRRAKASIAS, via the coding sequence GTGTCAGATACTCAATCTAAATTGCTATTTGTTGGCATTGCTTTGGCCTTTCTGATTTGGGGTGCATTGGGCGCCATCATAGGTCCATTATTGCCAGAAATGACAGAGGCTTTCTCGCTTTCATCTGCGCAGGCTGGATTTGTATTTATCCCTTGGTCAACAGGCTTTAGTATAGGAGCGCTTACATCTCAAAGGTTGCTTCACAGATATAAGATCGAAACACTCCTGGCAGCATTTGCTGGCCTGTCGATATTGTTTTGCATAGCATTATTTTTCTGTAATACATTCATACACTTTCTCATTATATTTTCGCTTCTCGGTTCAGCTGGTGGCGCAACGTTTACTCTGGCACACACTTTTGTGGGGCAAACCTTCACCAAGCACAGGGTTGCAGCCATTAGTTCGCTCGATTTGCTGTTTAGTTTTGGCAATGTATCAGCGCCGCTATTACTTGTTTTGTTGTTGTCATTTTCATTCGGCTGGCAGTCGCCATTTCTGTTCTTTGCGCTCGCCTGTTCAATATGTTTGGTTATCTATACAAGTATCTTGCTGTTAACTGCCAAACAAAGACGCTCTGGGGCGGAAGTAAGTTCATCTGATGCAAAACCGTTGACCGCGCCATCGAAAGCTACGTTGCCGATAGGTTATCTCATCATTCCTGCCGTTTTCATGGGGGCATTCGAATGGGGTCAAAGTATATGGTTTGTCTCATATTCTATCGATAGCGGTGCATCTGAAACCGCAGCTCGGATCGGACAATCTGTGTTTCTTGCTGGCATGATATCAATCCGTATTCTAACCATTGCAATTGGGCAAAGAAGTAATGATACAAGGCTTGTTCGCACGCTTTTTGCATTCATTGTTTTGGGAAATCTTATGATTGTGCTGACCGGTGAATATTATATACACCTCGTCGGTTGTTTTATCGCTGGTGCTGGAGTTGGGGCCATGTTCCCTATTATTTTATCGAGAGCAATGGAGGCCGATCCTGCACGAAGTGCGAGCTATTCTGTAACCATGATTTTATGCATTACGGTAGGTGGCCAACTGGCATCTTTGTCAATTGGCACGCTGGCTGATTATTATGGCATTGCGAATACCTTCAGATTCACAACCATTTTTGGAGTTATATTTATCATTGGATTTGAGTTTTTCTGGCGCCGCGCAAAGGCTTCAATTGCAAGTTAG
- a CDS encoding HTTM domain-containing protein: protein MIVLTFAEAMRYTQMLLGFAFILQSVEHLRSKEEIELLICRIALSLMLIFAPIASWWIPWTCLALSFISIINLHRYNGPYNGGSDRMGLLILFCVTIAEWLPNPRWQIYVFGYLAIQLVLSYFISGLVKVVNADWRSGRALQDVFLFSAYPVSEKLRGFHNKSKLMFIMSWCVMGFELIFPLAMLDQSLLIVALMIAATFHFANACLFGLNRFFWVWLSAYPSIIWLQSLIFLTA from the coding sequence ATGATTGTTCTGACTTTTGCAGAGGCCATGCGCTATACCCAGATGTTATTGGGATTTGCCTTTATCCTGCAAAGCGTTGAACATCTTCGCAGTAAAGAGGAGATCGAACTTCTTATTTGCAGAATTGCCTTAAGTCTGATGCTAATTTTTGCACCAATTGCGAGCTGGTGGATACCTTGGACCTGTCTTGCGCTCTCATTTATCTCAATCATCAATCTACATCGGTATAACGGTCCCTATAATGGGGGCAGCGATAGAATGGGGTTGCTAATCCTATTTTGTGTGACCATTGCCGAATGGCTGCCCAATCCGAGATGGCAGATATACGTTTTCGGTTATCTGGCGATACAGCTTGTTCTTTCCTATTTCATCTCTGGCCTCGTGAAAGTCGTCAATGCCGACTGGCGCAGCGGCAGAGCGCTTCAAGATGTATTTTTGTTCTCAGCCTATCCGGTGAGCGAGAAGCTACGTGGATTTCACAATAAGTCAAAACTCATGTTCATAATGTCGTGGTGCGTTATGGGGTTTGAACTTATCTTCCCATTGGCTATGCTTGACCAATCATTACTAATAGTCGCACTTATGATTGCGGCGACATTTCATTTTGCCAATGCCTGTCTATTCGGTTTAAATCGCTTTTTCTGGGTCTGGCTGTCTGCCTATCCGTCCATCATTTGGTTGCAGTCTCTAATTTTCTTAACCGCGTAA
- a CDS encoding L,D-transpeptidase, translating to MIKRRSFVAGAIATAAIPALPASAHHTKFKVADKFKPQEVTFRGYRRGTIVVDPKNHFLYLVEPWGKARRYGVGVGKAGLEFQGAAVIKRKAEWPSWTPTKNMIKREPHKYARYAGGVPGGPKNPLGARALYLYQGNVDTYYRIHGTTSPRSIGRSVSNGCIRMINEHVIDLYDRVPLNTKVIVL from the coding sequence ATGATCAAAAGACGATCGTTTGTTGCAGGAGCAATTGCCACAGCAGCTATCCCTGCCCTGCCAGCATCGGCACATCACACAAAATTTAAGGTTGCGGACAAATTCAAGCCGCAAGAGGTCACATTTCGTGGCTATAGACGGGGGACGATTGTTGTCGATCCGAAAAACCATTTTCTTTATCTCGTTGAGCCATGGGGTAAGGCGCGCCGCTATGGTGTTGGCGTGGGTAAAGCTGGTTTGGAATTTCAAGGTGCGGCTGTCATTAAGCGCAAAGCTGAGTGGCCAAGCTGGACACCAACAAAGAACATGATCAAGCGCGAACCGCATAAATATGCCAGATATGCTGGCGGTGTTCCGGGCGGGCCGAAGAACCCCTTAGGTGCGCGTGCACTTTATCTCTATCAAGGCAATGTGGACACGTATTATCGCATTCACGGTACAACCTCACCAAGATCAATCGGCCGCTCCGTCTCCAACGGCTGCATTCGCATGATTAATGAACATGTGATCGACCTATATGACCGCGTACCGCTGAACACCAAGGTTATTGTGCTTTAG
- a CDS encoding tyrosine-type recombinase/integrase: MNLTQFKGRNLTQFKGRNSDNPTEVDTPVLPALQEVIDQTDKGETSFIKSSLGTPYTAESFGNLFREACDKAGLYHSSGLGLRSGGATLAAENGATAKQMMAIFGWSDIKHAEQ; the protein is encoded by the coding sequence GTGAACCTAACCCAATTCAAGGGCCGTAATCTAACCCAATTCAAGGGCCGTAATAGTGACAACCCGACGGAGGTGGACACCCCTGTTCTTCCAGCATTACAGGAAGTTATAGATCAGACTGATAAAGGGGAAACGAGCTTTATCAAGTCATCGCTGGGAACACCTTATACCGCCGAAAGCTTCGGCAACCTCTTCAGAGAAGCATGTGACAAAGCGGGACTATACCACAGCTCAGGACTTGGTCTTCGCTCAGGGGGTGCAACTCTTGCCGCTGAGAACGGTGCTACAGCAAAGCAGATGATGGCAATATTTGGTTGGTCAGACATTAAACATGCTGAACAATAG